A single window of Rickettsiella endosymbiont of Dermanyssus gallinae DNA harbors:
- a CDS encoding glycosyltransferase family 39 protein, with amino-acid sequence MSMLQQQCKRGTWCFDLLALTAFIVLLFGLFLGSRPLSTPDEARYSEVPREMLVLHDFVTPHLNGVKYFEKPPLFYWVQAASIKLFHPDLDQQSHSQQLAKRDKILATKSISEWIVRVPNALIALLGCLLLYAAGRQLFDRQTGLISAVILASSFLYFTLARMVTLDMSLSVFLSGSLLAFLVAVNTLPGGRRRYIFYLAYSFAALAVLTKGLIGIVFPAMIVGSWILLTQQWRLLKQMFLPSGILLFLAIVLPWHILVQLKNPEFFQFYFIDQQFLRYSTLIAQRYQPVWFFVPIFLAGFLPWVVFLFQAIAASLPKTWQQIAEKRKQVFLLLWISIVFIFFSLSHSKLIPYILPIFPAVALLTGRYLVTHAQQAGVKWGTILLPCLWATLGVFSALWLWHHPAVDLPKPGIPFLVAGYSVFLLASLLAAFSYIRHRVKTAFVLLTLGSAISFIIFSTGIPRVDTRSIKPLVQILKPLLHSQDKIVSFGNYYQDLPFYLNQQVMTVNVEGELGFGMQHQNTSAWMLKEDKFWPLWGSDQRVFMLADKVLYQSFKNNKKSIYFVAATPQDVLLTNHPILKNSIGFAQEDKQ; translated from the coding sequence ATGTCAATGCTGCAACAACAATGTAAGCGGGGAACTTGGTGCTTTGATTTATTAGCACTAACCGCCTTTATCGTTTTGTTATTTGGATTGTTTTTGGGATCTAGGCCGTTGAGCACACCGGATGAAGCACGCTATTCGGAAGTTCCAAGGGAGATGTTGGTATTGCATGATTTTGTTACCCCGCATCTTAACGGCGTTAAATATTTCGAAAAACCGCCGCTGTTTTATTGGGTACAAGCCGCTTCTATTAAATTATTTCATCCTGACCTGGATCAACAAAGTCATTCGCAGCAGCTTGCTAAGCGAGATAAAATCTTAGCTACAAAGTCCATTAGTGAGTGGATCGTGCGAGTGCCTAATGCCTTGATTGCCTTGTTAGGTTGTTTATTGCTTTATGCAGCGGGACGACAGCTCTTTGATCGTCAGACGGGTTTAATCAGTGCGGTGATTTTGGCTAGCAGTTTTTTGTATTTTACTTTGGCGCGTATGGTAACACTGGATATGAGTTTATCCGTGTTTCTATCCGGTAGCTTGCTGGCTTTTTTAGTGGCGGTCAATACGTTGCCCGGTGGTAGACGTCGCTATATATTCTATTTAGCGTATAGTTTTGCTGCCTTAGCGGTGTTAACCAAAGGATTAATTGGTATCGTATTTCCAGCGATGATCGTAGGCAGTTGGATTTTGTTGACGCAGCAATGGCGTTTGCTCAAGCAGATGTTCCTACCTAGCGGAATCTTATTGTTTTTAGCGATCGTTTTGCCTTGGCATATTCTGGTGCAGCTAAAAAATCCTGAGTTTTTTCAATTTTATTTTATTGATCAGCAATTTCTACGCTATTCAACATTGATTGCACAGCGATATCAACCCGTTTGGTTTTTTGTGCCTATTTTTTTGGCAGGCTTTTTACCCTGGGTTGTTTTTTTATTCCAAGCTATCGCGGCCAGTTTGCCTAAAACATGGCAGCAAATCGCAGAGAAGCGTAAGCAAGTATTTTTACTGCTTTGGATCAGCATCGTTTTTATTTTCTTTTCTCTTTCTCATTCAAAATTAATTCCCTATATTTTACCGATCTTCCCCGCAGTGGCGTTGTTAACAGGGCGTTATTTAGTGACGCATGCTCAGCAAGCCGGTGTTAAGTGGGGTACTATTTTGTTGCCTTGCCTTTGGGCTACCTTGGGTGTATTCAGTGCGTTATGGTTATGGCATCATCCTGCTGTCGATTTGCCAAAGCCTGGTATTCCTTTTTTAGTTGCGGGTTATAGTGTTTTTCTGTTAGCTAGTTTATTGGCGGCATTTTCTTATATAAGACATCGCGTAAAAACAGCGTTTGTTTTATTAACGCTAGGAAGCGCTATTAGTTTTATTATTTTTTCAACCGGTATTCCTCGAGTCGATACACGTTCAATTAAACCTTTAGTGCAGATATTAAAACCTTTATTACACTCTCAAGATAAAATAGTTTCCTTTGGCAATTATTATCAAGATTTGCCTTTTTATCTAAACCAGCAAGTGATGACGGTTAATGTAGAAGGTGAGTTGGGTTTTGGTATGCAACATCAAAATACCAGTGCGTGGATGCTGAAAGAAGATAAATTTTGGCCGTTATGGGGCAGTGATCAGCGAGTTTTTATGTTAGCTGATAAGGTGCTCTATCAATCTTTTAAGAACAACAAAAAATCGATTTATTTCGTTGCCGCAACACCACAGGATGTTTTATTAACTAATCATCCTATACTGAAAAATTCAATCGGTTTTGCTCAAGAGGACAAACAATGA
- the pdxY gene encoding pyridoxal kinase PdxY, translating into MMNILSIQSHVSYGYVGNKAATFPLQSLGFDVWPINTVQFSNHTGYGAWQGDIFSPEHIRSLVKGLESLGLAGQCDAVLSGYIGDKAIGEVIIETVQRFKKANPKLLYLCDPVMGDPGGKGCFVKEDIPPFFREKCLDVADIITPNHFEAEILCQKEISTLEQLQQACSFFHSKGVKIVVITRLQLKKQPDLEKYSDFLSVKNAQQCLAIAPALKLSHPINGSGDLFSALYLGHFLLTKDPLLAFERALNTTHKIIADTANAKQRELKIINNYCDPSPNAITLEPLKQ; encoded by the coding sequence ATGATGAATATTTTATCGATACAGTCACATGTCAGTTATGGTTATGTCGGCAATAAAGCAGCGACTTTCCCATTACAATCACTTGGCTTTGATGTCTGGCCTATTAATACTGTTCAATTTTCTAATCACACCGGCTACGGGGCCTGGCAAGGCGATATATTTTCGCCTGAACATATTCGCTCCCTCGTCAAAGGCTTAGAATCTTTAGGGCTTGCAGGGCAATGCGATGCGGTGTTGTCTGGCTATATAGGTGATAAAGCTATCGGTGAAGTCATCATTGAAACAGTGCAACGTTTTAAAAAGGCTAATCCCAAATTACTTTATCTTTGTGATCCCGTCATGGGCGATCCCGGTGGAAAAGGTTGTTTTGTAAAAGAAGACATTCCGCCTTTTTTTCGTGAAAAATGTTTAGATGTTGCCGACATTATCACACCCAATCATTTCGAAGCAGAAATTCTATGCCAGAAAGAAATCAGCACCCTTGAGCAATTGCAGCAAGCCTGTTCTTTTTTTCATAGTAAAGGCGTTAAGATCGTTGTTATCACTCGGTTACAACTAAAAAAACAGCCCGACTTAGAAAAATATTCTGATTTTCTTTCCGTTAAAAATGCTCAGCAATGCTTGGCCATCGCCCCTGCGTTAAAATTAAGTCATCCGATTAATGGATCCGGCGATCTTTTCTCCGCACTCTATTTAGGTCATTTTTTATTAACTAAAGATCCCTTGCTCGCATTCGAACGCGCCTTGAATACCACACATAAAATAATTGCCGACACGGCAAACGCAAAGCAACGCGAATTAAAAATTATTAATAACTATTGCGATCCATCCCCTAACGCGATTACACTAGAGCCACTCAAACAATAA
- a CDS encoding bifunctional UDP-4-keto-pentose/UDP-xylose synthase, with product MSLKVLILGINGFIGSSLLEQALATKNDWHFIGLDLGDNKITDFLDNPRLQFKRGDINQETAWIEQQVQACDVVLPLVAIATPATYVNNPLAVFELDFEANLRIIRLCVKHKKRVVFPSTSEVYGMCTDEEFDEQTSNFVLGPINKPRWIYSCSKQMLDRVIHAYGLQDKLSYTLFRPFNWMGAKLDDPHNPKPGSSRVVSQFMGNILRGEAIQLVNGGQQRRTFIDIEDGIEALIKIIANENEAASQRIFNIGNPKNDISIRELAELLIEQVKSYPKYADAAKNTQLQTVAADNYYGKGYQDVDRRVPSIKNAQNYLGWQPKTDIKTSVKKILDYYLSE from the coding sequence ATGAGTTTAAAAGTATTAATTCTCGGTATCAATGGTTTTATTGGCAGTAGCTTGCTTGAGCAGGCATTGGCGACTAAAAATGATTGGCACTTTATTGGTTTAGACCTCGGCGACAATAAAATCACTGATTTTTTGGATAATCCACGTCTGCAGTTTAAGCGTGGTGATATCAATCAAGAAACTGCCTGGATAGAACAACAGGTTCAGGCGTGTGATGTTGTTTTACCACTGGTGGCGATCGCAACGCCAGCGACCTATGTTAACAATCCCTTAGCTGTTTTTGAGTTGGATTTTGAAGCTAATTTGCGCATCATTCGGCTTTGCGTCAAACATAAAAAACGTGTTGTTTTTCCTTCTACTTCCGAAGTGTATGGCATGTGTACGGATGAAGAGTTTGATGAACAAACGAGTAATTTTGTATTAGGCCCTATCAACAAACCACGCTGGATTTACTCGTGTAGTAAGCAAATGTTGGATAGAGTAATTCATGCTTATGGCTTGCAGGATAAATTATCTTATACCTTATTCCGACCGTTTAATTGGATGGGGGCAAAATTGGATGATCCACATAACCCAAAGCCAGGTAGTTCACGTGTTGTGAGTCAGTTTATGGGTAATATTTTACGTGGTGAAGCGATTCAACTAGTGAATGGGGGACAACAACGGCGTACTTTTATCGACATAGAAGATGGTATTGAAGCGTTAATCAAGATTATTGCGAATGAAAATGAGGCCGCTTCACAACGTATCTTTAATATTGGTAATCCAAAGAATGATATTTCGATTCGAGAATTAGCCGAATTATTAATTGAACAAGTCAAAAGCTATCCAAAATATGCCGATGCAGCCAAGAACACGCAATTACAAACGGTAGCGGCCGATAATTATTATGGAAAAGGTTATCAAGATGTAGACCGTCGGGTGCCATCGATTAAAAATGCGCAAAATTATTTGGGGTGGCAACCAAAAACCGATATTAAGACTAGCGTGAAGAAGATTTTGGATTATTATTTATCTGAGTAA
- the elbB gene encoding isoprenoid biosynthesis glyoxalase ElbB, translated as MQDQTIAVILSGCGALDGSEIHEATLTLLALDRAGVRYQCLAPNIPQTQVSNMLTKENSTQAQRNVLEESARIARCKIKDIATVNPTDYAAVIFPGGFGAALNLCSFGLNKEDYSVQADVLKFSKAMIDTKKPAGFICIAPVIAAKLYPPGIKLTIGDDKETAAILTKMGVEHVTCIATDCVVDEKHKVVSTPAYMLAHSIKQAATGIECLVKELLHLLGQ; from the coding sequence ATGCAAGATCAGACAATCGCCGTTATTTTATCCGGCTGCGGTGCTTTAGATGGCAGCGAAATCCACGAAGCCACCTTGACCCTATTGGCTTTAGACCGCGCGGGCGTCCGCTACCAATGTTTGGCACCGAATATCCCTCAAACGCAGGTTAGCAACATGCTAACTAAAGAAAATTCAACCCAGGCCCAGCGTAATGTATTAGAGGAATCTGCTCGTATAGCACGATGCAAAATTAAAGATATTGCTACCGTGAACCCAACTGATTATGCGGCAGTTATATTTCCCGGCGGCTTTGGCGCTGCACTCAATTTATGTAGCTTTGGTCTTAATAAAGAAGACTATTCCGTTCAAGCGGATGTATTAAAATTCTCTAAAGCGATGATCGATACTAAAAAACCGGCTGGTTTTATTTGTATTGCGCCTGTTATAGCAGCAAAGCTTTACCCACCTGGCATAAAATTAACGATTGGCGATGATAAAGAAACCGCCGCCATTTTAACAAAAATGGGCGTTGAGCATGTGACATGTATCGCAACCGACTGTGTTGTGGACGAAAAGCATAAAGTGGTCAGCACGCCTGCTTATATGCTAGCACATTCAATCAAACAAGCAGCCACCGGTATTGAATGTTTAGTTAAAGAACTTTTACACTTACTCGGACAATGA
- a CDS encoding glycosyltransferase translates to MTSPYLSIVIPVYNESDNLEQLYQRLITSLDKQGKSYEILFINDGSKDNSYEKLNELQQRRSEQIRIIHFNGNFGQHMAVMAGFERVRGEVVITLDADLQNPPEEIPALVQAIEKGHDYVGGVRQKRQDSFFRRYASKLNNWLRYKMTKIRLTDQGCMLRAYSRPLIDRMVASKETSLFIPAQAYSLSNSPTEIAVAHDAREAGESKYNLYRLLRLNFDLMTGFSLLPLQVFTMIGILISGLSGLFVVYMLLRRLFVGPEAEGVFTLFAILFFLMGICLMSLGIMGEYIGRIYQEVRQRPRYVIKEIVENPLQDKQ, encoded by the coding sequence ATGACATCGCCCTATTTAAGTATCGTTATTCCTGTTTACAATGAATCAGACAATTTAGAGCAACTCTATCAACGTTTAATAACAAGTTTGGATAAGCAGGGTAAGTCTTATGAGATTCTGTTTATAAATGATGGCAGTAAAGATAATTCTTATGAAAAATTAAATGAATTACAGCAACGACGTTCAGAGCAAATTCGTATTATTCATTTTAATGGTAATTTTGGCCAACATATGGCCGTAATGGCTGGTTTTGAGCGCGTGCGAGGTGAAGTAGTTATTACTTTGGATGCGGATTTGCAGAATCCACCGGAAGAAATTCCTGCGTTGGTTCAAGCCATAGAAAAAGGGCATGATTACGTGGGCGGTGTTCGACAAAAGCGTCAAGATTCTTTTTTTCGTCGCTACGCATCAAAGCTCAATAATTGGTTGCGTTATAAAATGACAAAGATTCGCTTAACCGATCAAGGTTGTATGTTAAGGGCCTATAGTCGGCCCCTGATTGATCGCATGGTAGCCAGTAAAGAGACCTCGCTGTTTATTCCGGCGCAGGCTTATAGCCTTTCTAACAGTCCCACCGAAATTGCTGTAGCACATGATGCACGTGAGGCGGGTGAATCTAAATATAATTTATATCGTTTATTACGGCTTAACTTTGATCTTATGACCGGGTTTTCTTTATTACCCTTACAAGTTTTTACCATGATAGGTATTTTGATTTCAGGCTTAAGTGGTTTGTTTGTCGTGTATATGTTGTTACGCCGTTTGTTTGTTGGCCCCGAAGCCGAAGGCGTGTTTACGCTTTTTGCTATCTTATTCTTTTTAATGGGTATTTGTTTGATGAGTTTAGGCATTATGGGCGAATATATTGGCCGTATTTATCAGGAAGTGCGGCAACGCCCTCGTTATGTGATTAAAGAAATTGTTGAAAATCCGTTACAGGATAAACAATAA
- a CDS encoding 4-deoxy-4-formamido-L-arabinose-phosphoundecaprenol deformylase: MIHEDGELSGNAAENSSAKRIIAIKIDVDTERGTRIGVPNLIQLFKQLDIPATFLFSLGPDNTGRAIKRIFRPGFLKKVSRSNVVGVYGFRTLLNGVLWPGPHIGRRCEDIMRQTEKAGHEVGIHCYDHIRWQDNLHRWSSSEVFKEFRKACDEFQRIFLHAPLTAGAAGWQANADSLAAYDAANLYYASDARGIYPCFPKVGATQFKTLQIPSNLPTLDELLGRAEFPLASLDDYYLSLLRDDVVNVFTIHAEIEGMAYLSFFETFLKKAQQQGVEFQTLQTVAQCCLEHRDRIPVCELIQGTVDGRSGTLAVLENEKGVTPDAYSQK; this comes from the coding sequence ATGATACATGAGGATGGCGAATTGAGCGGGAACGCCGCCGAAAATTCTAGTGCGAAGCGTATAATTGCTATTAAGATTGATGTGGATACCGAACGAGGCACCCGAATTGGCGTTCCTAACCTCATCCAATTATTTAAACAGTTAGATATTCCCGCTACTTTTTTATTTTCTTTGGGGCCCGATAATACCGGGCGAGCCATTAAACGGATTTTTCGTCCTGGATTTCTTAAAAAAGTTTCACGTAGTAATGTGGTAGGTGTTTATGGGTTTCGCACACTACTGAATGGCGTGCTATGGCCAGGACCGCATATCGGTCGACGTTGTGAAGATATTATGCGTCAGACTGAAAAAGCAGGACATGAAGTCGGTATTCATTGCTATGACCATATTCGTTGGCAGGATAATTTGCATCGTTGGTCTAGCTCAGAAGTCTTTAAAGAATTCAGAAAAGCCTGTGATGAATTTCAGCGAATATTTTTGCATGCGCCTTTAACGGCAGGTGCGGCGGGTTGGCAGGCAAATGCTGATAGTTTAGCGGCGTATGATGCGGCGAATTTATACTACGCCAGTGATGCACGTGGTATTTATCCTTGTTTTCCAAAAGTCGGCGCAACACAGTTTAAAACATTACAGATTCCAAGCAATTTACCGACCTTAGATGAGTTACTCGGTCGTGCAGAATTTCCGTTAGCTTCGCTGGATGATTATTATCTTAGTTTATTGCGGGATGATGTGGTTAATGTCTTCACTATTCATGCCGAAATAGAGGGCATGGCTTATCTGAGTTTTTTTGAAACATTTCTAAAGAAAGCGCAGCAACAGGGTGTAGAGTTTCAAACATTACAAACTGTTGCGCAATGTTGTTTGGAACATCGGGACAGGATTCCTGTTTGTGAGTTAATACAAGGAACCGTGGATGGCCGTTCAGGCACATTAGCTGTTTTAGAAAATGAAAAGGGTGTCACTCCAGACGCTTATAGCCAAAAATGA
- a CDS encoding GNAT family N-acetyltransferase: protein MHNTQLLDWDSHILGLSVAKILTTPLTTQELETLLQTLKAQGVKLVYWLIDSTDALSQQAAQDCAGFLADEKLSYCLDLMTLAPLPPDKGVEVYSEYTANAELEAIAIEISQFSRFAHDPKLSAEQVSKLYKAWINNACRKIVAKAVLVIKEQSSIAGMVVIDEKQARGDLSLVGVTPAYQGQGLGKRLVHAAQHWCLEHGYFISQVVTQKTNPKACRLYESCGYQLEKMEYFYHFWL from the coding sequence ATGCATAACACTCAACTGCTTGATTGGGATAGCCATATCCTGGGTTTATCGGTTGCAAAAATCCTAACAACACCCCTAACCACACAAGAACTTGAAACGTTGTTACAAACGCTTAAAGCCCAGGGTGTAAAACTGGTTTATTGGCTAATCGACAGTACCGATGCGCTATCTCAACAAGCCGCCCAAGACTGCGCAGGCTTTTTAGCGGATGAAAAACTCAGCTATTGCTTAGATTTGATGACTCTAGCTCCTTTACCACCCGATAAAGGTGTGGAGGTTTATTCTGAATATACGGCAAATGCAGAATTGGAAGCCATTGCTATAGAAATCAGTCAATTTTCTCGCTTTGCTCATGACCCTAAGTTAAGTGCCGAACAAGTTAGCAAGCTCTATAAAGCGTGGATAAACAATGCCTGCCGAAAAATCGTTGCTAAAGCGGTATTAGTCATCAAAGAACAATCCTCCATTGCCGGCATGGTGGTTATTGATGAAAAACAAGCGCGTGGTGACTTAAGTTTAGTCGGTGTTACACCGGCTTATCAGGGGCAAGGCTTAGGGAAACGTTTAGTACATGCCGCACAACATTGGTGCCTTGAGCACGGTTATTTCATTAGCCAAGTGGTAACACAAAAAACAAACCCTAAGGCATGTCGTTTATATGAAAGTTGTGGTTACCAATTAGAAAAAATGGAATATTTCTATCATTTTTGGCTATAA
- the lpxK gene encoding tetraacyldisaccharide 4'-kinase gives MLALWDKKYIAYLLWPFSLLYRVFVFFRHKLYQLHIKKVNKFPVPIIVIGNITVGGTGKTPLVIEVVQFLQKKGWRPGVISRGYGGKAKHYPCQVHAQSNPREVGDEPLLIVRNTGCPTIIDPDRSRGVNTLLGKKNCNIVVSDDGLQHLALGRNIEIAVVDGQRRFGNGFCLPAGPLREPISRLKTVDFIVTKGKGTAGPNEFSMSLVPEYFYQLIHPEVKQNPDYFYGKKLHAVAGIGNPEQFFNSLRALGLTIIEHPFPDHHFFKPRDLNYGKDAIILMTEKDAVKCAGLVDARLWCLKAKASLDEAFFNSLLNRITQINNNPKSSSR, from the coding sequence ATGTTAGCATTATGGGATAAAAAGTATATTGCCTATTTATTATGGCCTTTCTCTCTACTGTACCGTGTATTCGTTTTTTTTCGCCATAAACTCTATCAACTTCACATAAAAAAAGTAAACAAGTTCCCAGTTCCCATTATAGTCATTGGTAATATCACCGTGGGCGGTACAGGAAAAACACCGCTCGTTATTGAAGTCGTTCAATTTTTACAAAAAAAAGGCTGGCGTCCGGGGGTTATTAGTCGCGGTTATGGTGGAAAAGCAAAACATTATCCCTGCCAAGTACATGCGCAGAGTAATCCACGCGAAGTAGGTGATGAACCTTTGCTTATCGTGCGGAATACCGGTTGCCCTACTATCATTGATCCCGATCGTAGTCGAGGCGTAAATACCTTACTCGGAAAAAAGAATTGTAATATTGTTGTGAGTGATGATGGACTACAACATTTAGCCTTAGGCCGGAATATTGAGATTGCAGTGGTTGATGGGCAACGCCGTTTTGGTAATGGCTTTTGTCTACCTGCCGGGCCGTTACGTGAACCTATTTCGCGATTAAAAACGGTAGATTTCATTGTAACAAAAGGCAAAGGAACAGCAGGCCCTAATGAGTTCAGCATGTCACTAGTGCCTGAATATTTTTACCAGCTTATCCATCCTGAAGTAAAACAGAACCCTGATTATTTTTATGGAAAAAAACTACATGCAGTTGCCGGCATAGGCAACCCTGAACAATTTTTTAATAGCCTACGCGCATTAGGTTTAACGATTATTGAACACCCTTTTCCTGATCATCACTTTTTCAAACCGCGCGATCTTAATTATGGCAAAGACGCCATCATCTTAATGACAGAAAAAGATGCGGTTAAGTGTGCGGGATTAGTGGATGCTCGACTCTGGTGCCTAAAAGCAAAGGCCTCACTAGACGAAGCCTTTTTTAATAGCTTGCTGAATCGTATTACTCAGATAAATAATAATCCAAAATCTTCTTCACGCTAG
- a CDS encoding MFS transporter produces the protein MSVSNKHFTTHRFYPWLVIALASSFLFYKYILQVSPSIMTDELMHEFHIEGVGLGNLAASFFYSFLVAQLFVGMLLDRYSPRILTTVALLLCALGAYSFSKADSLVFATLARTLMGVGAAFATVSYMKMTSLWFKPSQFAFVGGLLASAAMLGAVAGQVPLSLMVNGIGWRSSLALCAILGVILAVLFYVIVRDKPQTQNQSTEVNAAAPPFSLRDVWAVLRNKQNWLITLYSGLAFSPIDAFAGLWCIPFLKERYQLTHTHAAFFVSFIFFGLALGSPLLGLLSDRLGQRRNVMLGSGCVALVTITWVIYAAHLPLWLLGSLLFLFGFSTGAFMLGFALGRELNKITVAATIIALINTGDIVFSAVTEPLIGKLLDSGWSGKIIGHIHYFSAGEYRRALLLLPIYILSSIILLFFIRESNTRQKTV, from the coding sequence ATGTCTGTTTCAAATAAGCATTTCACTACCCATCGTTTTTATCCGTGGCTGGTTATCGCATTAGCATCCTCATTTTTATTTTATAAATATATTCTTCAAGTTTCGCCTAGCATTATGACCGATGAACTGATGCATGAATTTCACATTGAAGGTGTTGGTTTAGGAAATTTGGCGGCTAGTTTTTTCTATTCTTTTTTGGTCGCACAGCTTTTTGTGGGCATGTTATTAGATAGATATAGCCCACGTATATTAACGACCGTGGCGTTATTGCTTTGTGCTTTAGGTGCTTATAGCTTTTCTAAGGCCGATAGTTTGGTGTTTGCTACATTGGCACGTACTTTAATGGGTGTAGGTGCTGCTTTTGCAACAGTTAGCTATATGAAAATGACCAGCTTATGGTTTAAGCCCAGCCAGTTTGCTTTCGTAGGCGGGTTATTGGCATCGGCAGCGATGCTAGGTGCGGTTGCTGGGCAAGTGCCACTGTCTTTAATGGTTAATGGGATAGGTTGGCGAAGTAGCTTAGCGTTATGTGCCATTTTAGGTGTTATTTTAGCTGTTTTATTTTATGTAATAGTTCGCGATAAACCTCAAACACAAAACCAATCAACCGAAGTTAATGCAGCCGCTCCTCCATTTTCTTTGCGTGATGTGTGGGCAGTTTTAAGAAATAAACAAAATTGGTTAATCACACTCTATAGCGGCTTAGCTTTTTCACCGATTGATGCTTTTGCGGGTCTTTGGTGTATTCCTTTTCTAAAAGAACGCTATCAATTAACACATACTCATGCGGCTTTTTTTGTATCATTTATTTTTTTTGGTTTAGCTTTAGGCAGTCCCTTATTAGGATTACTATCGGATCGTTTAGGTCAACGGCGAAATGTGATGCTAGGAAGTGGCTGCGTTGCCTTAGTAACGATTACATGGGTTATTTATGCCGCACATTTACCACTTTGGTTATTAGGTAGTTTATTGTTTCTATTTGGTTTTAGTACCGGTGCTTTTATGTTGGGTTTTGCGCTGGGCAGAGAGCTTAATAAAATCACGGTTGCAGCGACGATCATTGCGTTAATTAATACGGGAGATATCGTTTTTAGTGCGGTGACAGAACCGTTGATTGGAAAGTTGCTGGATAGTGGTTGGAGTGGAAAAATAATAGGCCATATCCATTATTTTTCAGCAGGCGAATATAGGCGCGCACTGTTGTTATTACCAATTTATATTTTGTCATCTATCATTTTATTATTTTTTATTCGCGAATCGAATACGCGGCAAAAAACAGTTTAG
- the trmB gene encoding tRNA (guanosine(46)-N7)-methyltransferase TrmB, giving the protein MNQINLNTDSPALKPIRSFVHRQNTLSKERKRALSTLLSDYGLATKKELLNLEQIFQRVAPTTLEIGFGMGHHLLEQAQRYPEQNFLGIEVHRPGIAAVLLGIEALQLHNLKICHTDAMEILDNCIADKSLHAIQIFFPDPWPKRRHHKRRLIQLQSAQLLQKKLKLGGELQLATDWQDYAEHMLVVLENTSGLKNRAEKNQFSPRLSQRALTKFEKRGQQLGHQIWDLVFYSIE; this is encoded by the coding sequence ATGAATCAGATTAACTTAAATACAGATAGCCCCGCTCTCAAACCTATACGTAGCTTTGTACATCGGCAAAACACCTTAAGTAAGGAAAGGAAACGTGCCTTAAGCACACTCTTAAGCGATTATGGCCTGGCTACAAAGAAAGAATTATTAAATCTAGAACAAATTTTTCAGCGCGTAGCACCCACTACCTTAGAAATTGGTTTCGGTATGGGGCACCATTTACTTGAACAGGCACAACGCTATCCCGAACAAAACTTTCTAGGCATAGAAGTCCATCGCCCAGGTATTGCGGCTGTGCTGCTAGGTATCGAAGCACTGCAACTACATAATCTAAAAATATGCCATACGGATGCGATGGAAATCCTAGACAACTGTATTGCAGATAAAAGTTTGCATGCCATCCAAATTTTCTTTCCCGATCCCTGGCCGAAAAGAAGACATCATAAACGTCGACTCATTCAACTACAATCGGCTCAATTACTGCAAAAAAAACTAAAATTAGGCGGTGAATTACAACTGGCGACGGATTGGCAGGACTATGCAGAACATATGCTCGTTGTTTTAGAAAATACATCTGGCCTAAAAAACCGTGCAGAAAAAAATCAATTCTCACCGCGATTATCGCAACGAGCGCTGACTAAATTTGAAAAACGCGGTCAACAATTAGGTCATCAAATCTGGGATTTAGTCTTTTATTCTATAGAATAA